A segment of the Spirochaetaceae bacterium genome:
GTTATTATCACCCACGACCGCCGCCGCCCAGCCTTTGCTGTAGGCCTCACTTTGCATAGCCGTTACATTGCTGCTGTAGTGCAGTTCGCCGTTTGCTTGCGAACCAAAAACCACTAACTCTTCGTTACCGGCCTCACCGGCAAAAACTTTTACCTCCGGCCTGCTGTTATCGTTGTTGTTTTCCATCATATCTCCTCTATTATTAAATTAATTTTATTCGTTTACATTATAAAGCTGACTAGCCAATAACCAACTTTGACGGCTTATATCTTTGAGCCTATTAAAACCGCCGGCTTTACCGGCAAAGCCGACTCTTGTAAAACCAAAGTGCCCCTCCACTTGTTTGCCTACATAAATAAAAGCTATTTGCACCCCCATTGGCTTAGGCAATAAATTTTTAACTAACAGCAAATTAAGGTTAGTTAACTGCCGCTCGTGGATAAAATAGCTAATAGTCATATTGTAACCATCGTATAATTTAAAATCGTTGCCAAATAAAGTACTAAGCTGGTAACTTAAAGCCGGATAACTGGCATTGCTATAATTTAATATTTTTTTAAAATTTAATAAAAACCTTAACTCATCGTCATTTAGGTTAATTAAATTATTGTTTAATAATAATTGCCTGCCTACCCCAATGTAGCTGTCTAAAATATCCAGCTGTTTACCTACCGCCTCTTCATAGCTAAAGGCCTGTGCCAGCTTAAAAATTAAACCCTCGCTAAAAGCTAAACCGGCAAATAAGTTAATTTCGCTGCGCGCTTTCGGCATTGTCCTAAATTTTAAGCCATACAAATTGGCATAATAATTCGTTACTTCTTGCATTGTCCCCCTCGCTTACAAACCATTAATAACGATAGCATTTTCGCTTAGTCTAAAATGCTCTACCGGCAGCTGCGGTTTTAAAAAACTGTGCCACTGGTTAGCGGTACGGCTTAAGGCACAATCTTCTACCACCACATTGGGAGCGTAAGTTTTAATAAGTTTACTAATGGCGGTAATATCGATAGCCTCATAAATGCCCACCTTACAGTTGGTTACCAAATAATTTTTTAGGCTGTCGGCGCTAATTAACGGCGGCCCTAAAAGCGATAGGGTTACTCTTACATTAACCACTATATCTTTAGGCCTATCAAATTTGATGGCGCCGGTGTGGTAGCGACTTTCTACTATTTGGCTTATCTGGCCGTACATAGCGGCCCCGATGTGCCTTTTTTGGTCGATAATTTGGGCAATCACCAAATCATCGCCGCCGGCCACAATGGGCCAAATACTATGCGGCGGCATACCCCATTCGTTGGTTAAGTTACTGCTATTTTCGTACACCCGTACAAAACTTACGCCGGCGCTATCGGCCAGTGCAGCCTCTAAAGCCTCGATAAAAGCTGTGCTGCCCAAATTGACGCTGCGGCTGCGCCTTAAGCGTAATTGAACGTCGCTCTCTTCTTCGGTACCAATCAGATAGCAATTTTCTTCGTTAGTTACCGCCGTGATGGCGGCTACCTTATTTTGCACATTAATTAAGGTAGCCGGCGGCACATGGATAGCGCCGCTCTCAACGGACCTAAAACTTAATTTATGCTGCCCGGCCGCTAAGCTAACATTCTTAATTAACTTAAAGCTTAAGTTACCGCTGCTATTACTTACCGTAAGCGGGTTAGCGCTATCCAGTCCGTTAAGAACCGCCTCTTCTTTTAAAGTAAGAGTAAGCATTATTTCGCTGTAGCTGCCGGCTTGCCTTGCTAAGCCGTTAATGGCCACTAATCTATCCAAAGCTACACCACCGGCTTGCTCCACATCAAACGAACCATAAATTTGCCTGAGTAGCTCAATCACATCACTTAACAGCTGGGCCTCTATCCTGATACGCTGGCCATCGGGGCTGTAGCTTTCTAAGTTAATGGCTGCGCCGTAAATTTCTTTATACTTTTGGCACAAATATGCGACAATCTCTTCTAAACGCGGTAAAGTTAAGCCGGTTTCATTAAGAGCCATTTTGGTCATAAATTTATTTCCTCCTCATTATTAATTATATTCCCGGTGTTTGTTAATAAATTAACCTTTAAATTAACCACCCGTTTTGTGCTGTCTATCGTTATAGCTAGTTCATTAATAGCCTGTATAAAGTTGGCTTTAAGTAAGTTATGCCTAATTACCAGCTCCAGCTCTTCTTTAGCTATTTTATGGCTAATGTAATAAAGCCAATCGATGCCTTCTTCAGGGGCAAAAAAAAGTTCGCCATAAAAACTTTGTAAAATTAACTTTAACACCAGCTGCTCTTCAGCCTCGCCGGTTAAGTAATTTTGTTTACCGCCGCCAAAACTAAAATCGTTATCTATTAGGGCGCGTATCATTGCTCCTCCTTAATTTAATAGTTTTAACCAAGCGTAGCTTAAAGCCTGCCGATTATTAACGTAATGTTTAAAGCCAACAACTTTATAAAGACCGGTAGCTTCTTCACTAGTTAAATTTATCAGCTGCCCCGAACTAAAAAGATACCCGCCCGTCATACAAATGGTAAGCTGTACTTCCGGGTTACTCTCGCCGGCAAAGTTTTTTGTAACCCTATATAAACCATTATGATGATTAAGCTCGTGCACAATGCCGTTACCTTCCTCCGGCCTTAAAAGATAGACTAAATTATCCTCTACAAAAGCTTCGCCATTACTATAGCGCCTAAGCAAATTTAGGGCTTTATCATGTAAAGCATAATCGGCTTCCAAACTGCCGTCAAAATCATCTACCTTCGCCTGCTCTAAAACCATATCATCTTTAATAAGCGAGCTAAATAAATTATTTAAATTTAACCCCTCCAAAAGACTATGGCTACCGGTTTTTTGCACCGCCCTAAAACTATCGCCGGCTAAAATTTTAATTTTATCGGCTTGTTCGGCGGCAAAAAATATTTCGCCTTTAAACAACTGCCCACCGCCATATTCCAGCGAGGTTACCTGTAATTTGCCGGCTAAATTCATAATAAAAGCTTCTTTAGGCAAAGTAAGTTCGGCATAAAGCTTGGCCGCTAAGTTTGGGCGGCTAATAACTAAATTAAAATCATAATTATCGCTCGAATGATAAAGCCGGCCGCCGGCATTATCGTAGATAGTTATCTCAAAAAATGGCCCTAAATTAGGCATAGGTTTTACTCCTTTTTAGGCAAGCTGCCGGCAAAATATTGCTCGCTAAGCCGGCTTTCGCTGGCGCTTAACAAATAAATAGCTATTCGGCCCTCTTTAAAATCGTTAGACAGCAAGGGGTCGCCGTTATCCGTACTGGTTACCATCAGGCCAAAACTAACTTTGTTACGGTACCGGTGCAAAATATTAGGGCTTACCACTAACCTTTGCTGATGTAAGGCAAAATCCCCTCCCTCCAGCGAGTAATACCACTCTCTTTGACTAAGGCTGTACGTTAAAGTAAAACTTACATTATTGCCTCCGGCTATTAAGTTATGGTTTTGGTATAAATCGTCTGTTAAATTTAATAAACGCCGCATATTTCCTCCTTAATTACTAAAACCTTTAAATGGCTCGTTAGCCGCTAAAGTAACGGCCCCAAAGCGTTTAAGCGCCGCTTCTTCGCTAACCGACTGCTGCAGCAAGCTATTATTAGCTGCCTTCTTAAAAGTAGCTTGCTGTAAAATTAAGGTTAAAGTTGTAAAATTGTTACCGCTATCAAGGCTGGTTAAAACCAAATTTTTAATAAGCATATTGTTAAAACGGCAATAAGCGGTATCTACTGTTAATAACCAACGGCTTTGCCAAGCAGCCATAAAAAAACTTACGGCACTTAATACCAAATTATTACCGGTTAAACTTTGGGCCAAATTAAAGCCGGCCGCTACCGGCGCTGGCGGCCCCAAAGTATTAACAATAGCTAAAGCCGGCCCGCTTAAATTACTTAAAAAAGCCGGCGGTTTATAATCTTTAATTAGCTGCTTCTGCTTTATATTATGTTGCAGCTGCCCCGTTAATCCCTGCAACGTAAGCGTTAATGGGCCCGGGCTAACCGCCGCCGTGTAGCTACCGTTACCAGACGTTACGCTGCCAATATTACTGCCAAACTGCAAAGTTTCGTTGTAAATTTTATCAAACAAAAAACCATTGATACCGCTATGCAAAGTAGGCATTACTACAATTTTTTCGCTCATAACTCCCTCCGCCTAGTATTTACGGACAACGAGTTTTTGGCTTTAATTTTTTTTGCAAATTTTTTTGAAAAGTTAAAAGCGAGTTGATAACTGATAACTGAAAGTTGAGAGTTAAGAATTAAAAAGCTTTCAAAAAGGTATTTAAAAAGATAGAACCGCTAAAAGCGGTAAAAATTTCCTTTATGCGAACAGGCTCTTAATGTATATTATTACTTAATCAAGGCCGGTTAGCCACCTTTATTACCGGCCCAGCCAACTTGGCTAAAAAATAACACTCAAAACTTTCGCTGCGTACGGCTTGCGGTCTTACCACTTTTACCTCTTTAAAGTTAGCCTTTAATTGCTTAAGCAGCTCCAGCTCATCGCCGTTTTGAAAAACCTTTACCAAAAAACTACCCTGCGGCTTAAGGTAGGTTAAGGCCAAGTTAAAGGCCATTTCGGCTAATTCGTGGCTGCGGCTGGCATCAACAAGGCGGTCGCCGCTGGTGGCCGGCGCCGCATCGCTTACAACTACATCAAAGGGGGCTAATTTACTTAATTGAATGGCCAGCTCTGCGCTAAACATATCACCTTGCAAGGCGGTAATATTAGGGTGCTTAACGGTAAGCGGTTTTAAATCTAGCGCCACCACCTTAACGCCTTGCCGTGCTAAATATAAACTCCAGCTGCCGGGAGCGGCGCCTAAATCCAGCACCGTCATCTCCTTTTTAATAAAGGAGTTT
Coding sequences within it:
- a CDS encoding DUF2612 domain-containing protein — translated: MQEVTNYYANLYGLKFRTMPKARSEINLFAGLAFSEGLIFKLAQAFSYEEAVGKQLDILDSYIGVGRQLLLNNNLINLNDDELRFLLNFKKILNYSNASYPALSYQLSTLFGNDFKLYDGYNMTISYFIHERQLTNLNLLLVKNLLPKPMGVQIAFIYVGKQVEGHFGFTRVGFAGKAGGFNRLKDISRQSWLLASQLYNVNE
- a CDS encoding baseplate J/gp47 family protein gives rise to the protein MTKMALNETGLTLPRLEEIVAYLCQKYKEIYGAAINLESYSPDGQRIRIEAQLLSDVIELLRQIYGSFDVEQAGGVALDRLVAINGLARQAGSYSEIMLTLTLKEEAVLNGLDSANPLTVSNSSGNLSFKLIKNVSLAAGQHKLSFRSVESGAIHVPPATLINVQNKVAAITAVTNEENCYLIGTEEESDVQLRLRRSRSVNLGSTAFIEALEAALADSAGVSFVRVYENSSNLTNEWGMPPHSIWPIVAGGDDLVIAQIIDQKRHIGAAMYGQISQIVESRYHTGAIKFDRPKDIVVNVRVTLSLLGPPLISADSLKNYLVTNCKVGIYEAIDITAISKLIKTYAPNVVVEDCALSRTANQWHSFLKPQLPVEHFRLSENAIVINGL
- a CDS encoding RlmE family RNA methyltransferase produces the protein MAKRNSNDHYAERAKQLGYPARSVFKLEEIMQKNSFIKKEMTVLDLGAAPGSWSLYLARQGVKVVALDLKPLTVKHPNITALQGDMFSAELAIQLSKLAPFDVVVSDAAPATSGDRLVDASRSHELAEMAFNLALTYLKPQGSFLVKVFQNGDELELLKQLKANFKEVKVVRPQAVRSESFECYFLAKLAGPVIKVANRP